In a genomic window of Flavobacterium crassostreae:
- a CDS encoding ABC transporter ATP-binding protein, with protein sequence MNNFKRIFSFILPYKKYAYLNIFFNILYALFSTLSFMALIPMMQVLFDQAKRNTIRPTYQGIWELKDFAEAYLSYFITHTTDTLGVGYTLSIMVTVIISIFLLKNVSDYLALFFITFLRNGILRDMRNAMYKKTIELPLAFFSEKRKGDVIARISGDVNEVQASFLSILELAVKEPLTIVFTIIMMLTISPKLTLFVFIFIPVSGYVISLIGKQLKRQSTKAQEEQGVFLSTIEETLGGLKVVKGYNAEQYFNGIFTESTNRFFKLSNSIGNRQNLASPMSEFMGIMVIAILLWYGGSMVLIEKTLNGASFIAYMGLAYNILTPAKAISKASYSIKRGNAAAERVLEILDQQNPITSKKNALQKTNFESVIAIKNINFRYEDENVLKDFSLEVKKGQTVALVGQSGSGKSTIANLLTRFYDVNQGEISIDDTNIKDLDLHSLRALMGLVTQDSILFNDTIKANIALGKLDATDAEVIEALKIANAYEFVTDLPKGIYTNIGDSGNKLSGGQKQRLSIARAVLKNPPIMILDEATSALDTESEKFVQVALENMMQNRTSIVIAHRLSTIQKADVIVVMQKGKIVEQGTHEQLIAQNGTYNKLVTLQSFE encoded by the coding sequence ATGAATAATTTTAAACGAATATTTTCTTTTATCCTTCCGTACAAAAAGTACGCATATCTAAATATCTTTTTTAATATATTGTATGCGCTTTTTAGCACGCTTTCTTTTATGGCGTTAATCCCTATGATGCAGGTGTTGTTTGACCAAGCCAAAAGAAATACCATCCGACCGACCTACCAAGGAATCTGGGAATTGAAAGACTTTGCAGAAGCGTATTTAAGCTATTTTATCACCCATACTACCGATACGCTCGGAGTGGGTTATACGCTATCTATTATGGTTACGGTGATAATCTCTATCTTTTTGTTAAAAAATGTAAGTGATTATTTGGCGTTGTTTTTTATTACTTTTTTGAGAAATGGTATTTTGAGAGACATGCGTAATGCGATGTACAAAAAAACGATAGAGTTGCCTTTGGCGTTTTTTTCTGAGAAAAGAAAAGGAGATGTTATTGCCCGAATTTCTGGAGATGTCAATGAGGTACAAGCGTCTTTTTTATCCATCTTAGAACTAGCCGTAAAAGAGCCACTAACCATTGTGTTTACTATAATCATGATGCTCACCATAAGCCCTAAACTAACGTTATTTGTATTTATTTTTATTCCGGTTTCGGGCTATGTCATTTCGCTCATCGGAAAACAATTAAAAAGACAATCTACTAAGGCTCAAGAAGAACAGGGTGTTTTTCTATCCACCATTGAAGAAACCCTTGGAGGCCTGAAGGTGGTCAAAGGGTACAATGCAGAGCAGTATTTTAACGGCATTTTTACGGAATCAACAAATCGGTTTTTTAAACTATCCAATAGCATTGGCAACAGACAGAATCTTGCCTCTCCTATGAGTGAATTTATGGGTATCATGGTTATTGCCATATTATTATGGTATGGCGGGAGTATGGTTTTGATAGAAAAAACCTTAAACGGCGCTTCGTTTATTGCCTACATGGGACTGGCTTACAACATCTTGACTCCTGCAAAAGCGATCTCAAAGGCTTCGTATAGTATTAAGAGAGGAAATGCAGCAGCAGAACGTGTTTTAGAAATTTTGGACCAACAAAACCCCATAACTTCCAAAAAAAACGCACTCCAAAAAACCAATTTTGAGTCTGTTATTGCCATAAAAAATATTAACTTTAGGTATGAAGACGAAAATGTTTTGAAAGACTTTTCTTTGGAAGTAAAAAAAGGACAAACCGTAGCCCTTGTAGGACAATCCGGAAGCGGAAAAAGTACTATTGCTAATTTATTAACCCGTTTTTATGATGTCAATCAGGGAGAAATATCCATTGATGACACCAATATTAAGGATCTGGATTTACACTCTTTACGAGCATTGATGGGACTGGTTACCCAAGATAGTATTTTATTTAACGATACCATCAAAGCCAATATAGCCCTAGGAAAATTAGACGCTACAGATGCCGAAGTTATAGAAGCACTAAAAATTGCTAATGCATACGAATTTGTAACCGATTTGCCTAAAGGGATTTACACCAATATTGGTGACAGCGGTAACAAATTATCTGGAGGCCAAAAACAACGCTTGTCTATTGCTAGGGCGGTTTTAAAAAACCCACCTATTATGATTTTGGATGAGGCTACCTCTGCCTTAGATACAGAGAGCGAAAAATTTGTACAAGTTGCCCTAGAGAACATGATGCAAAACAGAACCTCCATTGTGATTGCACA
- a CDS encoding phospho-sugar mutase, which produces MDIKPNILEAVNEWLTPTFDTATQNAVREMLAWSPKELEESFYKNLAFGTGGMRGIMGVGNNRINKYTLGKSTQGLANYLHTCFVDQPLKAAIAYDCRKDSDTLAKTVAAVLSANGIEVYLFSELRPTPELSFAVKHLECHCGIVLTASHNPPEYNGYKVYWQDGGQIVPPEDEAIIAAIEKVDYSQIKLEAKEDLIHYIDTELDAAFIKSSIANASFATPQEAKNNLNVVFTSLHGTSITVIPDTLAQAGYTNVHVVAEQAVPDGNFPTVKSPNPEEPEALTMALALAAEKNADIVVGTDPDCDRLGVAVRDNEGQMILLNGNQTMILMTAFLLEQWKKAGKINGKQFVGSTIVSTPMMMELATNYGVECKVGLTGFKWIAKMIKDFPELEFIGGGEESFGYMVGDAVRDKDAVAATLLVCEIAAQAKANGSSVYQELLKLYVDHGFYKEYLVSLTKKGIEGVHQINQMMVDLRENPLKEINNQRVIMVEDYQSARAKNLLDGSVTEMAIPKSNVLIYYTEDGSKICVRPSGTEPKIKFYISVNTPLESVKDFDAAQEELDQKIKNIIVSMQLS; this is translated from the coding sequence ATGGATATAAAGCCAAATATTTTAGAGGCGGTAAATGAATGGTTAACGCCAACGTTTGATACGGCTACGCAAAATGCGGTTAGAGAGATGCTTGCTTGGTCTCCTAAGGAGTTGGAGGAGAGTTTTTATAAAAACTTGGCTTTTGGAACCGGCGGTATGCGTGGGATTATGGGCGTGGGTAATAACCGAATTAACAAGTATACTCTGGGCAAAAGCACCCAGGGATTGGCCAATTATTTGCATACTTGTTTTGTTGACCAACCTCTAAAGGCGGCTATTGCTTATGATTGCCGCAAGGATAGTGATACGTTGGCCAAAACGGTTGCGGCGGTTTTGTCTGCAAATGGTATTGAGGTGTATTTGTTTTCGGAGCTCAGACCGACTCCAGAATTGTCTTTTGCGGTAAAGCATTTAGAATGCCATTGTGGGATTGTTCTGACTGCTTCGCATAATCCACCAGAATATAATGGGTATAAGGTATATTGGCAGGATGGCGGACAGATTGTTCCTCCAGAGGATGAGGCTATTATTGCTGCTATTGAAAAGGTGGATTACAGCCAAATTAAATTGGAAGCTAAGGAGGATTTAATACATTATATAGATACGGAGCTGGATGCGGCTTTTATAAAATCATCTATTGCTAATGCTAGTTTTGCGACCCCGCAAGAGGCTAAAAACAATTTAAATGTTGTTTTTACGTCTTTGCACGGTACTTCTATCACCGTAATTCCGGATACGTTGGCACAGGCTGGATATACTAACGTACATGTTGTTGCAGAACAAGCGGTGCCAGATGGTAATTTTCCTACGGTAAAATCTCCTAATCCAGAAGAACCCGAAGCCTTGACGATGGCTTTGGCCTTGGCGGCCGAAAAAAATGCCGATATTGTGGTGGGTACGGATCCGGATTGTGACCGTTTAGGGGTTGCTGTTAGAGATAATGAAGGACAAATGATCTTATTGAACGGCAACCAAACCATGATTTTGATGACTGCTTTTTTGTTGGAGCAATGGAAAAAAGCGGGCAAAATTAATGGCAAGCAATTTGTTGGTTCTACCATTGTTTCTACTCCTATGATGATGGAGTTGGCTACCAATTATGGCGTAGAATGTAAGGTAGGTCTGACGGGATTTAAGTGGATTGCCAAGATGATTAAGGATTTTCCGGAATTGGAATTTATTGGTGGTGGCGAAGAGAGTTTTGGCTACATGGTTGGGGATGCCGTGCGAGATAAAGATGCTGTTGCGGCTACCTTGTTGGTGTGCGAAATTGCGGCTCAGGCCAAAGCAAATGGAAGTTCTGTATACCAAGAGTTGCTAAAACTTTATGTGGATCATGGTTTTTATAAAGAGTATTTGGTTTCTTTGACCAAAAAAGGCATTGAGGGCGTGCACCAAATTAATCAAATGATGGTGGATTTGCGCGAAAATCCGCTAAAGGAAATCAATAACCAAAGGGTGATTATGGTGGAGGACTACCAATCTGCAAGGGCTAAAAATTTACTTGATGGGTCTGTAACAGAGATGGCTATTCCAAAATCTAATGTGTTGATTTATTATACCGAAGATGGCTCTAAGATTTGTGTGAGACCAAGCGGAACGGAACCAAAAATAAAATTCTATATCAGTGTGAATACCCCACTAGAGTCTGTGAAAGATTTTGACGCTGCGCAAGAGGAGTTAGACCAAAAAATAAAAAACATCATTGTTTCTATGCAATTGAGTTAA
- a CDS encoding glycosyltransferase family 2 protein, producing MNLSLLIPLLNEEESLPELYTWILKVMQDNNYSYEILFLDDGSTDTSWSLISQFASENPNVKGIRFMRNFGKSQALHAGFAKAKGEVIITMDADLQDSPEEIPGLYEMIVNQNYDLVSGWKKKRYDSVVAKNLPSKLFNWAARKTSGVQLNDFNCGLKAYKNIVVKNVEVSGEMHRYIPVLAKNAGFNKIGEKIVQHQARKYGQTKFGMERFVNGFLDLITIWFLSRFGKRPMHLFGAMGSLMFVIGFLLAGYIGVLKLYHLYNHMRYSLVTDNPWFYIALTTMVLGTQLFLAGFLGEIILRTKSNEKRYKIATKLNL from the coding sequence ATGAATTTATCCCTATTAATCCCCCTATTGAACGAGGAGGAATCTTTACCAGAATTATACACTTGGATCCTTAAAGTGATGCAGGACAACAATTATAGCTACGAAATTCTCTTTTTGGATGATGGTAGCACGGATACTTCTTGGTCACTAATTAGCCAATTTGCTTCCGAAAATCCCAATGTTAAAGGCATTCGTTTTATGCGGAATTTTGGTAAATCGCAGGCGTTACACGCTGGTTTTGCTAAAGCCAAGGGCGAAGTTATCATTACGATGGATGCAGATTTGCAAGATAGCCCTGAGGAAATACCTGGTCTTTATGAAATGATTGTAAATCAGAATTATGATTTGGTTTCGGGCTGGAAAAAGAAACGTTATGACTCTGTGGTGGCAAAAAACTTGCCTTCTAAATTATTTAACTGGGCGGCTCGTAAAACCTCTGGGGTGCAACTAAATGATTTTAATTGTGGTCTCAAGGCATACAAAAATATTGTAGTCAAAAATGTGGAGGTTTCTGGGGAGATGCACCGCTATATTCCGGTGTTGGCAAAAAATGCTGGTTTTAATAAAATTGGCGAAAAAATTGTGCAGCATCAGGCCCGAAAATACGGACAAACAAAGTTTGGTATGGAACGCTTTGTTAACGGTTTTTTGGATTTGATCACGATTTGGTTTTTGTCCCGATTTGGAAAAAGACCCATGCATTTATTTGGTGCCATGGGATCGTTGATGTTTGTTATTGGTTTTTTGTTGGCTGGATATATTGGTGTTTTAAAGTTGTACCATTTGTATAACCATATGCGCTATAGTTTGGTTACGGATAACCCATGGTTTTATATTGCATTGACTACCATGGTTTTAGGTACGCAATTGTTTTTGGCGGGTTTTTTGGGCGAAATTATTTTGCGAACCAAAAGCAACGAAAAAAGGTATAAAATTGCCACTAAACTTAATTTGTAA